One part of the Tunicatimonas pelagia genome encodes these proteins:
- a CDS encoding transglycosylase SLT domain-containing protein translates to MLFSSILVVACQEEGKMIQQAEVEKEDSDPVELDLGLIQERDTLIAIVNNSSTGYFIYRGQPMGYEYELLNRLAESLDLALDIKLTNSVDEAIQLLNSGEGDIIAYNMAVTAQHKERVAFTEHHNEVKQVLIQRKPPNWRQRKRHQIEEYLIRNPLALDGKEVWVPANSSYATRLENLSEEIGGEIQIVEKELDSETLIRMVADGEIDFTVAKEDLALVNATYHSIIDVNTPISFPQKIAWATRINAPDLLEAVNAWIRSMKQEADYYVIYNKYYKSPKATLRRVRSDYSSLTGNAISPYDGIIKQAADSLGWDWRLLAAQAYQESKFDARAESWAGAVGLMQLMPATGEMYGVDDMLNPNQSLNAAVAYLNWLDKIWEKYIADDRERIKFVLASYNAGQGHVLDARRLARKHGEDPESWSSVSKYLLLKSKPEYYNDPVAKSGYVRGAEPVNYVREILTRYERYRQLVGEDSAMAAIKA, encoded by the coding sequence AGACTTAGGCCTGATACAGGAGCGCGATACTCTCATTGCGATTGTTAATAATAGCTCTACCGGTTACTTTATTTACCGAGGGCAACCAATGGGGTACGAATACGAGTTATTGAATCGGTTAGCTGAATCATTAGACCTAGCTCTTGACATTAAACTAACCAACAGTGTAGATGAAGCTATTCAGCTACTGAATTCGGGCGAAGGCGATATTATTGCCTACAATATGGCAGTGACGGCCCAGCATAAAGAACGAGTTGCTTTCACCGAGCATCATAATGAAGTAAAACAAGTACTCATTCAGCGTAAACCGCCCAACTGGCGACAGCGCAAGCGTCATCAGATTGAAGAATACCTAATTCGTAACCCTTTGGCATTGGATGGCAAAGAAGTATGGGTTCCGGCAAATTCTTCCTACGCTACTCGGTTAGAAAATTTATCCGAAGAAATTGGGGGCGAAATTCAGATTGTAGAGAAAGAGCTCGATTCCGAGACACTTATTAGAATGGTGGCCGATGGAGAGATTGATTTTACCGTAGCCAAGGAGGACTTAGCACTCGTGAATGCCACGTATCACTCCATTATTGATGTGAACACTCCAATTAGTTTTCCGCAGAAAATTGCCTGGGCAACCCGAATTAATGCCCCCGACCTTCTGGAAGCGGTTAACGCCTGGATACGCAGTATGAAGCAGGAAGCTGATTACTACGTAATTTACAATAAGTACTATAAAAGCCCTAAAGCTACGCTGCGCCGGGTACGTAGCGACTACTCATCGCTCACCGGTAATGCTATTTCTCCCTATGACGGCATAATTAAGCAAGCAGCCGATAGTTTGGGATGGGATTGGCGCTTGCTAGCTGCTCAGGCTTATCAAGAATCTAAGTTCGATGCTAGAGCCGAATCTTGGGCTGGGGCGGTGGGTTTGATGCAACTGATGCCTGCTACCGGAGAAATGTACGGAGTAGATGATATGCTCAACCCCAATCAGAGCTTAAATGCAGCAGTAGCTTATTTGAACTGGCTAGACAAAATTTGGGAGAAGTATATTGCTGACGACCGAGAGCGAATCAAGTTTGTACTAGCTTCTTATAATGCGGGGCAGGGTCACGTACTAGACGCCCGACGTTTGGCTCGTAAACATGGTGAAGATCCTGAAAGTTGGAGTAGTGTTTCTAAGTACCTACTGCTAAAATCTAAACCAGAGTATTATAACGATCCGGTAGCCAAATCGGGTTACGTACGCGGAGCCGAACCAGTAAACTACGTTCGGGAGATTCTGACTCGCTACGAACGCTACCGACAATTAGTAGGTGAAGATTCGGCAATGGCTGCCATCAAAGCCTAG